In Sphingobacteriaceae bacterium, the following proteins share a genomic window:
- a CDS encoding ribulose-phosphate 3-epimerase yields the protein MSHLVAPSVLSANFANLQADIELINSSDADWFHVDVMDGVFVPNISFGFPVIKALQKFAKKPLDVHLMIVDPDKFTQAFKDAGAETLTVHYEACTHLHRTIQNIQHLGMKAGVALNPHTPVHVLEDIIQDIDLVCMMSVNPGFGGQKFIENTYNKVIRLKQMITQKNSKALIEIDGGVDLVNYKNLIDCGADVLVAGNTVFNSPKPLETITQLKHK from the coding sequence ATGTCACATCTTGTTGCTCCTTCGGTATTATCTGCAAACTTTGCTAATCTTCAAGCGGATATTGAATTGATAAATAGCAGCGATGCTGATTGGTTTCACGTGGATGTTATGGATGGGGTTTTTGTACCCAATATTTCCTTTGGCTTCCCTGTTATTAAAGCATTACAGAAGTTCGCTAAAAAGCCACTTGATGTGCATTTGATGATCGTGGATCCTGACAAATTCACACAGGCCTTTAAAGATGCCGGCGCTGAGACTTTAACCGTGCATTACGAAGCTTGCACGCACTTACACCGTACAATTCAAAACATTCAACATCTGGGCATGAAAGCCGGTGTGGCTCTCAATCCTCACACCCCTGTTCATGTACTCGAAGATATCATTCAAGACATTGACCTGGTTTGCATGATGAGTGTGAATCCTGGTTTTGGCGGACAAAAATTTATTGAGAACACTTACAATAAAGTGATTCGCCTGAAACAAATGATTACTCAAAAAAATTCAAAGGCTCTTATAGAAATTGACGGTGGGGTTGACCTGGTTAATTACAAAAATTTAATAGATTGCGGTGCCGATGTTTTGGTTGCCGGTAATACGGTCTTTAATTCTCCAAAACCTCTCGAAACTATCACGCAGTTAAAGCACAAATAA